From the genome of Anopheles moucheti chromosome 3, idAnoMoucSN_F20_07, whole genome shotgun sequence, one region includes:
- the LOC128300357 gene encoding alpha-tocopherol transfer protein-like produces MSSNDSTPLNSPRKIFGKTATLDNNAMLEYEMNKNLDVKYREKAEKELGETGGELTYTKIRQLRQQLNIYNENHQRALGCRRDDSFLLRFLRAKKFDVEKAFKMMQKYYKMKEEYPEIFKVSPPSEMKFMLEMQIQTMLPKKDEHGRQIYLFRVEKCDPYKIPVDYVFRSNVLALEDAVRSPETQIGGLVVLLDMAGLGFAHARYLSPHLAKKTVEVVQEAFPLRFKAFHVLHEPFYFDAILAVLKPFLKDKIRRRIHLHGNSLSSLHKYVSKDLLPAEYGGNLGPFDNTEWRQTILDNEQYFIDLETYNHLSESCYQLGASNGGDGDAESIDSLQFGDTETEDSEFDEDDRRVLSPKRNARSIQNIEEIFLKNGYDGMAPSVTGADLEKEVEELK; encoded by the exons atgTCCAGCAACGACAGCACACCGTTGAACAGCCCGCGGAAAATCTTCGGAAAAACCGCCACGCTCGACAATAATGCAATGCTCGAGTACGAGATGAACAAAAATCTAG ATGTCAAGTACCGGGAGAAGGCGGAGAAGGAGCTGGGCGAAACGGGTGGTGAGCTGACGTACACGAAAATTCGCCAGCTCCGGCAGCAGCTCAACATATACAACGAGAACCATCAGCGGGCGCTGGGATGCCGGCGGGATGATTCGTTTCTGTTGCGATTTTTACGCGCCAAAAAGTTTGACGTCGAGAAGGCATTCAAAATG ATGCAAAAGTACTACAAGATGAAGGAAGAGTACCCGGAGATATTCAAAGTGTCCCCACCGTCCGAGATGAAGTTTATGCTGGAGATGCAAATTCAAACCATGCTTCCGAAGAAGGACGAACACGGACGGCAAATCTACTTGTTTCGAGTTG AAAAATGTGATCCGTATAAGATTCCGGTGGATTACGTGTTCCGCAGTAATGTGCTAGCGCTCGAGGATGCCGTCCGAAGTCCGGAAACACAGATTGGAGGCTTAGTGGTGCTGCTCGATATGGCTGGACTTGGATTTGCTCATGCACG GTATCTTTCACCTCATCTAGCGAAGAAAACGGTGGAGGTGGTCCAGGAAGCGTTCCCACTTCGGTTTAAAGCGTTCCACGTGCTTCACGAACCGTTCTACTTCGACGCCATTCTTGCCGTGCTGAAACCATTCCTCAAGGACAAAATCCGACGGCGA ATACACCTGCACGGTAATAGCTTGAGCTCGCTGCACAAGTACGTTTCGAAGGATCTTCTGCCGGCGGAATACGGTGGCAATCTTGGTCCGTTCGATAACACCGAATGGCGCCAGACGATCCTGGACAACGAGCAGTACTTTATCGATCTGGAAACGTACAACCATCTGTCGGAGAGTTGCTACCAACTGGGAGCCTCCAATGGGGGCGACGGTGACGCGGAAAGTATCGACAGTCTGCAGTTCGGCGACACCGAAACCGAGGACAGTGAGTTCGATGAGGACGATCGGAGGGTGTTGAGCCCAAAGCGTAACGCACGCTCGATACAGAACATTGAGGAGATCTTCCTGAAAAATGGGTACGACGGTATGGCTCCGAGCGTGACCGGTGCGGATCTCGAGAAGGAAGTGGAGGAGTTAAAGTAG
- the LOC128300358 gene encoding uncharacterized protein LOC128300358 — protein MKLLLLLGVLAVCLGQLQAGPVALPSNDVPSLDTQARFFSDFNNLLNGIAKEALASLTSLEQSTGKQFRSVEEAIQDLEQLYNEKVLKEVASYDGALDELKAKVSPCFSEVPQDIRDIVERARDKAAVCGKETLERVRAIENNIRDHVAAGAGKVKDIIAIGQKCLSENSWIGDQINCALQNAPAAVSIVEGVVRDAAVLIGQTSRAVSVLAKDTEQCLGVAVQDAAIDFNDMLTKVVDCLDGE, from the exons AtgaaactgctgctgctgctaggaGTTCTAGCCGTTTGCCTCGGACAG CTTCAAGCTGGTCCAGTGGCGCTCCCATCGAACGATGTCCCTTCGTTGGACACTCAAGCACGGTTCTTCTCCGACTTTAACAACCTGCTGAATGGGATTGCAAAGGAAGCACTCGCAAGCCTTACCTCGCTGGAACAGAGCACAGGCAAGCAGTTCCGTTCGGTTGAGGAGGCGATCCAGGATCTGGAGCAGCTGTACAACGAGAAGGTGCTGAAGGAAGTCGCAAGTTACGACGGTGCACTGGACGAGCTCAAGGCAAAAGTGTCGCCGTGCTTTTCGGAAGTACCTCAGGACATCCGTGACATTGTGGAGCGTGCCCGTGATAAAGCGGCAGTGTGTGGCAAGGAAACGTTGGAGCGTGTGCGCGCGATCGAGAATAATATTCGTGACCATGTGGCGGCTGGTGCCGGGAAGGTGAAGGATATTATTGCAATCGGACAGAAGTGCCTGTCGGAGAACTCTTGGATTGGAGATCAGATCAACTGTGCGCTGCAGAAT GCTCCTGCGGCAGTTAGTATCGTGGAGGGAGTCGTGCGTGATGCCGCTGTACTCATCGGACAAACTTCCCGTGCGGTGTCCGTTCTGGCCAAAGATACTGAGCAATGTTTGGGAGTAGCAGTACAGGACGCGGCAATCGATTTTAACGATATGCTAACGAAGGTGGTCGATTGTTTGGACGGCGAGTGA
- the LOC128302657 gene encoding uncharacterized protein LOC128302657 produces MPEPEGVMHKLYMDRQLPPKVAEVARVQGEDPDRTSLMIEELRDMIYEKGECIPHRVDDDYLIKFLRARFWNVQHSYNLMVRYYAFRESNPEFYENVNPMSLRSLGDDDIISISPYRDQEGRRVICFKFGKWRPSKIPIVDLFRATMLLLEVGSLEPQSQVLGGIGIMDLEGLTLNHAWNLTPTVAQKMLALLATSMPQRTSQIHIVNQGWVFDTVFQIFKPLLTEKMRQRLFFHGTDRASLHKYIDPEALPERYGGTKPEYPYTYWLEHLSRNEKVVDELQQLGYVSEPLVEDCVWKRARSLCRARNKTFPTCGGSPHSDRVRRSVRYSKAEGSKVCFVHVCACSNWWKETAPRHRRCHPIMPEIKAVTKSAPNGKEQAADPSDSNAPVTLFADQPERQKKINELRKLIQNYDDCNRRTDDLFLCRFLYCCDWDVEESFGRIVKLIKLKEANPDWFFHKPIGTYSELLNRNVKFTLERRDQRGRRVFVTRLGAIDFSNMAVTDLANLDDIWFELMLNELGTLENGVTCLIDMSGYSLKSFRFLTPQNIRIGSAKTDLLPLKNIEFHVVNSSVFMNAAIAILYPMLSKKIKDQVRFHYSNWESLHQHIPADILPQEYGGTSGKQFDFKTIYGQVLDKPNEFDRLLAYGVRKNATAPVPTSTTTASKVKGTKTKGKHKDADKKKSVTASVVEE; encoded by the exons ATGCCAGAACCCGAGGGAGTCATGCACAAGCTGTACATGGACCGGCAACTTCCGCCCAAAGTGGCCGAAGTCGCTCGTGTGCAGGGTGAAGATCCGGACAGGACCAGTTTGATGATCGAAGAGTTGAGAGACATGATTTATG AAAAGGGAGAATGCATTCCTCATCGCGTGGATGATGACTATTTGATCAAATTCCTTCGTGCCCGGTTCTGGAACGTGCAACACTCCTACAATCTAATGGTACGCTACTACGCCTTCCGTGAGAGTAATCCGGAGTTTTACGAAAACGTTAATCCGATGTCGCTGCGCTCGCTGGGAGACGACGATATCATCTCCATTTCGCCGTACCGCGATCAGGAGGGTCGGCGTGTGATTTGCTTCAAGTTTGGTAAATGGCGCCCGTCCAAGATACCGATCGTGGATCTGTTCCGTGCCACCATGCTGCTGTTGGAAGTCGGCTCACTGGAACCCCAGTCGCAGGTGCTTGGCGGCATAGGCATCATGGATCTGGAGGGTCTTACGCTGAACCACGCCTGGAATCTTACGCCCACCGTTGCGCAGAAAATGTTAGCCCTGCTTGCCACCAGCATGCCCCAGCGTACGAGCCAAATTCACATCGTCAATCAGGGCTGGGTGTTCGATACGGTGTTTCAGATCTTTAAACCCTTGCTGACGGAGAAGATGCGACAGCGGCTCTTTTTCCACGGCACGGATCGTGCCTCACTGCATAAGTATATCGATCCGGAGGCGCTACCGGAACGTTACGGTGGCACCAAGCCGGAATATCCGTACACTTATTGGTTGGAGCACTTGAGTCGGAATGAGAAGGTAGTCGATGAGCTGCAACAGCTCGGATATGTATCGGAACCGCTAGTGGAAGATTG CGTTTGGAAGCGTGCCCGATCGCTCTGCCGTGCGCGGAATAAAACCTTCCCGACGTGTGGCGGTAGCCCACATTCGGATCGTGTCCGTCGTTCGGTACGGTACAGTAAAGCGGAAGGTTCCAAAGTGTGttttgtgcatgtgtgtgcttgttCGAATTGGTGGAAAGAAACCG CACCACGCCATCGTCGCTGTCACCCGATCATGCCGGAAATAAAAGCGGTCACGAAAAGTGCGCCAAATGGCAAGGAGCAGGCGGCAGATCCCTCCGACAGCAACGCCCCAGTGACCCTTTTCGCGGATCAGCCCGAACGCCAGAAGAAGATCAACGAACTGCGCAAGCTGATTCAAA ACTATGACGACTGTAATCGACGTACCGACGATCTATTCCTCTGCCGGTTTCTGTACTGCTGCGACTGGGACGTGGAGGAATCATTTGGACGCATCGTAAAGCTCATCAAATTGAAG GAAGCGAATCCGGACTGGTTCTTCCATAAGCCGATCGGTACGTACAGCGAGCTGCTAAATCGCAACGTCAAGTTTACGCTGGAACGTCGCGATCAACGCGGGCGGCGTGTCTTCGTGACACGGCTGGGAGCGATCGATTTCTCCAACATGGCCGTCACCGATTTGGCCAACCTGGATGACATCTGGTTCGAGCTGATGTTAAACGAGCTGGGTACGCTCGAGAACGGTGTTACCTGTCTGATCGACATGAGCGGGTACTCACTCAAGAGCTTCCGCTTTCTGACACCGCAAAACATACGGATCGGGTCGGCAAAGACCGACCTGCTGCCGCTGAAGAACATCGAGTTCCACGTGGTTAACTCGTCGGTGTTTATGAACGCCGCGATCGCTATCCTGTACCCGATGTTGAGCAAGAAGATTAAAGATCAGGTACGGTTCCACTATTCCAACTGGGAGTCGCTGCACCAGCACATCCCGGCGGACATTTTGCCCCAGGAGTATGGCGGTACGAGTGGGAAGCAGTTCGACTTTAAAACCATTTACGGGCAGGTGCTTGACAAACCGAACGAGTTTGATCGACTATTGGCGTATGGAGTTCGGAAGAATGCCACCGCACCGGTACCGACGTCGACGACAACTGCGTCCAAAGTGAAGGGAACTAAAACGAAAGGCAAACATAAGGATGCGGATAAAAAGAAATCGGTAACGGCAAGTGTCGTCGAAGAGTAA